A DNA window from Shewanella baltica contains the following coding sequences:
- the cyoE gene encoding heme o synthase, with protein sequence MAKPLSITSSLPTFSVTWRAYFEMTKPKVVALMLLTVLVGMCLAVPHAVPVQPLLAGMLGIAMMAGSAAALNHLIDRRIDGLMARTYNRPLPKGRISATRALIFAASLGSLGFIVLYSLVNPLTAWLTFASLIGYALVYTAYLKRATSQNIVIGGLAGAMPPLLGWTAVTNEFHGHALLLVIIIFTWTPPHFWALAIHRRAEYAKVDIPMLPVTHGVEFTKTCILLYTVLLAIACLLPVLVGMCGPVYFVCSSLLSTGFIYKAWQLKYRDHDGLAMQVFRFSIYHLMLLFMALLLDHYLWN encoded by the coding sequence ATGGCAAAACCACTCTCAATCACCAGTAGCCTACCCACTTTCAGCGTGACATGGCGCGCCTATTTTGAAATGACCAAACCTAAAGTGGTCGCACTTATGCTGCTCACTGTCTTAGTCGGCATGTGTTTGGCCGTACCCCATGCGGTGCCCGTTCAACCTTTACTCGCTGGTATGCTGGGCATTGCCATGATGGCGGGCTCGGCGGCGGCGTTGAATCATCTGATCGATCGCCGTATCGATGGCTTAATGGCGCGCACCTACAATCGCCCGCTGCCTAAGGGACGCATTTCGGCTACGCGCGCGTTAATTTTCGCTGCCAGCTTAGGTAGCCTTGGCTTTATCGTCTTATATTCCTTGGTGAATCCACTCACGGCTTGGCTGACCTTTGCCAGCTTGATTGGTTATGCCTTGGTTTATACTGCCTATTTGAAACGCGCGACATCACAAAATATTGTGATCGGCGGCCTTGCGGGAGCCATGCCTCCCTTGCTGGGATGGACGGCAGTGACGAACGAATTTCATGGTCATGCGCTGCTGTTAGTGATCATCATTTTTACGTGGACGCCGCCACATTTTTGGGCTCTGGCCATTCACAGACGCGCCGAATATGCCAAAGTGGATATTCCTATGCTGCCGGTTACCCACGGTGTCGAGTTTACTAAAACCTGTATTCTGCTTTACACAGTATTGCTGGCGATTGCTTGCCTATTACCTGTGCTGGTTGGCATGTGTGGGCCTGTATATTTCGTCTGCTCTAGTTTGCTCAGCACCGGATTTATTTATAAAGCATGGCAACTTAAATATCGGGATCATGATGGCTTGGCGATGCAAGTGTTCCGCTTCTCTATCTATCATTTGATGTTGTTATTTATGGCATTACTGCTCGACCACTATTTGTGGAACTAG
- a CDS encoding SCO family protein, with the protein MQKRILVIAILLIGLGGLFAVKFNPPKPIELESGFLFPQAYELAPFELVDQHQQAFTNASLQGKWSLFFIGFTFCPDVCPTTLNKLAAAYPDLNKIAPLQVVFLSVDPKRDTPDKLLTYVNFFNPEFKAVTGEQTQIFPLTRSLGQTYAMVGEGENYQVDHSAGYVLVSPQGTRVAVFKPTAALGKPPQVLNDEMISDFRKIVAQYKPSR; encoded by the coding sequence ATGCAGAAAAGAATTTTAGTCATCGCCATATTATTGATCGGCCTTGGCGGTCTATTTGCGGTGAAATTTAATCCCCCGAAACCTATCGAGCTAGAGAGTGGTTTTTTGTTTCCGCAGGCCTATGAATTAGCGCCCTTTGAATTGGTTGATCAACATCAGCAGGCTTTTACCAACGCCAGCTTGCAGGGGAAATGGAGCTTATTCTTTATCGGTTTTACCTTTTGCCCCGACGTTTGTCCTACGACCTTAAATAAACTCGCGGCGGCTTATCCCGATCTAAACAAAATTGCGCCATTGCAGGTGGTGTTTCTATCCGTCGACCCCAAACGGGACACACCGGATAAACTCCTGACCTATGTTAATTTTTTCAATCCAGAATTTAAAGCGGTCACGGGCGAGCAGACACAAATCTTCCCGCTCACCCGCAGCTTAGGGCAGACCTATGCCATGGTCGGTGAAGGGGAAAACTACCAAGTCGACCATAGTGCGGGTTATGTGTTGGTGTCGCCGCAGGGAACGCGAGTCGCAGTGTTTAAACCTACGGCCGCGCTAGGCAAACCGCCGCAAGTGTTAAATGATGAAATGATTAGCGATTTTAGAAAAATAGTGGCTCAATACAAACCTAGTCGTTGA
- a CDS encoding polysaccharide deacetylase family protein, protein MVKRVLLALIGLMTFSAHAVVILQYHHVSETTPAATSVTPAQFREQMQFLADDGFKVIPLSQVVEAIKQKQDLPAKTVAITFDDGYRSIATTAHPILKEFGFPYTLFVAIEPIKQKFTEMMTWDELITLSKEGADIANHSWAHEHLIRALENESQAQWLARVKANILDTEKAILDATGHNFKMLAYPYGEYNQALQDMLTENGFVALGQQSGAAGPYSPLTALPRFPVAGQYADLKSLKAKLYSLNMPVIAQSPSDPELKGGHWRPELKVTLDMSDISAKQVMCYIQGQGSKQPTWLSESEFSVQADLALPAGRSRYNCTAPSKARNGYYWFSQPWVRPKDDGSWVKE, encoded by the coding sequence ATGGTTAAACGTGTGCTGTTGGCACTCATAGGGCTAATGACGTTTTCTGCCCATGCTGTGGTCATTCTGCAATATCACCATGTGTCAGAAACCACTCCGGCGGCCACAAGCGTGACGCCCGCGCAATTTCGTGAGCAAATGCAGTTTCTAGCCGATGATGGCTTTAAGGTGATCCCGCTTTCTCAGGTAGTTGAAGCGATAAAGCAAAAACAAGATTTACCTGCGAAAACAGTCGCAATTACCTTCGACGATGGTTATCGCAGCATAGCCACTACGGCGCATCCTATCCTAAAGGAATTTGGATTTCCCTACACCTTGTTTGTGGCAATTGAGCCGATTAAACAAAAGTTTACCGAGATGATGACTTGGGATGAGCTGATAACGCTATCCAAGGAAGGCGCCGATATTGCTAACCACAGTTGGGCGCACGAACATTTGATCCGCGCCTTAGAAAATGAATCACAGGCGCAGTGGCTAGCGCGAGTAAAGGCCAATATTTTAGACACAGAAAAAGCCATTTTGGATGCCACAGGGCACAATTTCAAAATGCTGGCTTATCCCTACGGTGAGTACAATCAAGCCTTGCAGGATATGTTAACCGAGAATGGCTTTGTTGCCTTGGGGCAACAATCGGGTGCCGCTGGGCCCTATTCGCCATTAACGGCGCTGCCGCGTTTCCCTGTTGCTGGACAATATGCTGATTTAAAAAGCCTTAAGGCCAAGCTATACAGTTTAAATATGCCTGTGATTGCGCAGAGTCCTAGTGATCCTGAGTTAAAGGGCGGCCACTGGCGCCCAGAGCTTAAAGTCACCCTAGATATGAGCGATATCTCGGCTAAGCAAGTGATGTGTTATATCCAAGGCCAAGGTTCAAAACAGCCGACTTGGTTGAGTGAGAGCGAGTTTAGTGTTCAAGCGGATTTAGCTTTACCTGCGGGTCGTTCCCGTTACAACTGCACTGCGCCGAGTAAGGCGCGAAATGGCTACTATTGGTTTTCTCAGCCTTGGGTGAGGCCAAAGGACGATGGCTCTTGGGTCAAAGAGTGA
- a CDS encoding MATE family efflux transporter, translating into MNTAKSTWLDLMLNGAKNRQLLALALPMILSNITIPLLGLVDTAVIGHLSEAYYLGGVAVGSTIITLIIWLLGFLRMATTGLVAQAYGANDLHAQHKLLVQGAMLAVLLGAGVIALQVPILNLALGLSEASSEVERYCREYFQVRIWSTPFALLNLVMLGWLLGRQQPKAAMWQLILANLANIILDVVFVLGLGWGVKGAALASVFADITAFSVALTMVLQQLKREADFRLSQLLPHVTLTGYGKLLRLNTDIFIRSLCLQAAFAFMTFHGAGLGDNTVAANAVLLNLLLLISYALDGIAYYAEAEVGRAYGQKQAEQLREAVILAWSWSAITALGFCAVFSLFGSNIIALLTSINEVRTTAQTYLIWLIFLPLWSFSSYLFDGVYIGAAKGKVMRNSMILATFGAFFPTWYLLQQLLLPEQGNHALWAAMSVFMIARSLTLAGHYYFSKDFLNN; encoded by the coding sequence ATGAATACTGCTAAATCAACTTGGCTCGACCTAATGCTTAACGGCGCGAAAAATCGTCAATTACTGGCGCTTGCCCTGCCGATGATACTCTCCAATATCACTATCCCACTTTTGGGCTTAGTCGATACGGCTGTCATAGGTCATCTGAGTGAAGCCTATTATTTAGGGGGAGTCGCTGTCGGGTCAACGATTATCACATTAATCATTTGGTTATTGGGATTTTTGCGTATGGCGACCACAGGTTTAGTCGCGCAGGCCTATGGTGCAAATGATCTTCACGCCCAGCATAAACTCTTAGTCCAAGGCGCTATGCTAGCTGTGTTATTGGGCGCTGGCGTTATCGCGCTGCAAGTCCCGATATTAAATTTAGCGCTAGGATTATCCGAAGCGAGTAGCGAAGTCGAGCGCTATTGCCGCGAGTATTTTCAGGTACGAATTTGGTCAACGCCCTTCGCCCTACTCAACTTAGTAATGCTTGGCTGGCTATTGGGACGTCAGCAACCTAAAGCCGCTATGTGGCAGCTGATATTAGCCAACCTTGCCAATATTATTCTCGATGTGGTGTTTGTCCTCGGCTTAGGCTGGGGCGTTAAAGGCGCCGCCCTCGCCTCAGTCTTTGCCGATATCACCGCTTTCTCAGTCGCACTCACTATGGTGTTACAGCAACTCAAGCGCGAAGCCGATTTTCGCTTATCCCAGCTATTACCCCATGTCACCCTGACGGGGTACGGCAAATTACTGAGGCTCAACACAGATATTTTTATCCGCAGCCTCTGCCTGCAAGCGGCCTTTGCCTTTATGACTTTTCATGGTGCGGGTCTGGGTGATAATACCGTTGCCGCCAATGCCGTGTTACTGAATTTACTGCTGTTAATCTCCTATGCACTCGATGGCATTGCCTATTATGCCGAGGCAGAAGTCGGCCGAGCCTATGGCCAAAAACAGGCGGAGCAATTACGGGAAGCAGTGATCTTAGCCTGGAGCTGGTCGGCCATTACTGCGTTAGGGTTCTGCGCTGTATTCAGTCTTTTTGGCAGTAATATTATCGCGTTACTGACCAGCATTAATGAGGTCAGAACCACTGCACAGACCTATCTTATTTGGCTGATATTTTTGCCTTTATGGTCTTTTAGCTCGTATTTATTCGACGGGGTTTATATCGGTGCCGCTAAAGGCAAAGTGATGCGCAATAGCATGATACTCGCCACCTTCGGTGCATTTTTCCCGACCTGGTATTTGCTGCAGCAACTATTATTGCCTGAGCAAGGTAACCACGCCCTTTGGGCCGCCATGAGTGTCTTTATGATCGCCAGAAGCCTAACGCTTGCGGGGCACTATTATTTCAGCAAAGACTTTTTGAATAATTAA
- a CDS encoding alpha/beta hydrolase family protein produces MKRILPLLFMWLCNHAVADTAPQLPVEAFASIPDVSSVQLSPNGKKLASVVRVDQAKLKGTVVSIQDIETGEKSIPLHTDNQKFVILSLQWANDNILLISAKFPANRYGTPTTETRLVKYDLTTKKTSSVIPRSVLDRLNWIPQHQGQIIDLMADDPDNILLSLDGMGENVGEDSVLKVNLAQGKSSYTQNAKKKIISWITDRQHKVRISIYNDDTEYRIYEQAEQKRDSRLLWTFKAFSEDSVWPLGFDADPNILYVRAYHQGFEAIFKVNLTDPKLTKELVYANEDTDVEGNLLYSKLKKKVIGISEGDGEEYTFWEKEYVGLQNGLKAVLPNAHNYITQFSTDERRYIVYSTSSTEPGTYYFGDRDEKTLYPIANRYGRLKSELLADTQYLTYEARDKLKIDAYLTVPKGLEAKQLPTIIFPHGGPISYDSNDFDYWAQFFANRGYAVFRMNFRGSAGYGYEFMKAGLKSWGLEMQNDVEDGTRYLIDQGISDPKRICIVGASYGGYAALMGAAMTPDLYRCAVSVAGVTDVAYLVKSSRRFTNYKVVKEQIGDDFDALYDRSPISKADKINIPVLLLHGDKDRVVKVQHSREMYDELKSLKKPVEYIELENGDHYLSNNDNRLATFKALDKFLADNLNHKL; encoded by the coding sequence ATGAAAAGGATTTTACCGCTGCTTTTTATGTGGCTATGCAACCATGCCGTTGCCGACACAGCGCCACAATTACCCGTTGAAGCCTTTGCAAGCATCCCAGATGTTAGCTCTGTGCAACTCTCGCCTAACGGCAAAAAACTCGCATCGGTTGTACGCGTCGACCAAGCCAAACTCAAAGGTACTGTCGTTAGTATCCAAGATATAGAAACAGGCGAAAAAAGCATTCCGTTGCACACGGATAATCAAAAATTTGTCATCCTGTCTCTGCAGTGGGCAAACGATAATATCTTACTGATCAGTGCTAAGTTTCCGGCTAACCGTTACGGTACACCGACAACCGAAACCCGCCTTGTTAAGTATGATTTGACCACTAAAAAAACCTCGAGTGTCATTCCACGCAGTGTCTTAGATCGTCTCAATTGGATACCGCAACATCAGGGACAAATTATCGATCTGATGGCAGATGATCCCGACAATATTTTACTGTCATTAGACGGAATGGGCGAAAACGTAGGCGAAGATAGTGTACTGAAAGTCAATTTAGCGCAGGGTAAATCCAGTTACACCCAAAATGCTAAAAAGAAGATCATCAGTTGGATTACTGACAGGCAACACAAGGTCCGTATTTCTATCTATAACGATGATACTGAGTACCGCATTTATGAACAGGCCGAGCAAAAGAGAGATTCACGTTTACTTTGGACCTTTAAAGCCTTCTCAGAGGACAGTGTTTGGCCATTAGGTTTTGATGCTGACCCCAATATTCTTTACGTTCGCGCCTATCACCAAGGTTTCGAAGCCATATTTAAAGTCAATCTGACCGATCCTAAGCTCACAAAAGAATTGGTCTACGCCAATGAAGATACTGACGTTGAAGGTAATTTACTCTATTCGAAACTGAAGAAAAAAGTGATTGGTATCAGTGAAGGTGACGGCGAAGAATACACCTTTTGGGAAAAAGAATATGTGGGCCTACAAAATGGCCTTAAAGCCGTGTTACCCAATGCACACAACTATATTACTCAGTTCAGTACCGATGAACGCCGCTACATAGTGTATTCCACTAGCTCGACCGAGCCCGGCACTTACTATTTTGGCGATAGGGACGAAAAAACGCTTTATCCAATCGCTAACCGATACGGCAGACTCAAGAGTGAACTCCTCGCCGATACCCAATATTTAACTTATGAGGCAAGGGATAAGCTCAAAATCGATGCTTACCTAACCGTGCCAAAAGGGCTTGAAGCCAAGCAACTGCCGACGATTATTTTCCCCCATGGCGGCCCCATCAGTTACGACAGCAACGACTTTGACTACTGGGCACAGTTCTTCGCTAATCGTGGTTATGCGGTATTTCGGATGAACTTCAGGGGCTCGGCAGGTTACGGCTATGAGTTTATGAAAGCTGGCCTAAAAAGCTGGGGACTCGAAATGCAAAACGACGTCGAAGACGGGACTCGCTACCTAATAGATCAAGGGATTAGCGATCCTAAACGTATTTGTATTGTCGGGGCTAGCTATGGTGGTTACGCGGCCTTAATGGGTGCAGCCATGACTCCCGATCTCTACCGCTGCGCCGTGAGTGTAGCGGGTGTCACCGATGTGGCCTATCTAGTGAAATCGAGCCGAAGATTTACTAACTATAAAGTGGTTAAAGAGCAAATAGGGGATGACTTTGATGCGCTCTATGACCGCTCGCCGATCAGTAAAGCCGATAAAATTAACATCCCAGTATTGCTGCTACATGGCGATAAGGACAGAGTGGTGAAGGTTCAACATAGCCGAGAAATGTATGACGAACTCAAATCACTGAAAAAACCAGTGGAGTATATTGAGCTGGAGAATGGCGATCATTACTTGAGCAATAACGACAACAGACTCGCGACATTTAAAGCCTTAGATAAGTTCTTAGCTGATAACCTCAACCATAAGTTATAA
- the nfuA gene encoding Fe-S biogenesis protein NfuA: MITISDAAQAHFVKLLADQPEGTHIRVFVISPGTSQAECGVSYCPPDAVESDDIEIEFTGFNAMVDEKSAPFLEDATIDFVTDQLGSQLTLKAPNAKMRKVSGDAPLVERIEYVIQSEINPQLAGHGGNIMLVEITKEGVAVLQFGGGCNGCSQVDITLKDGIEKQLLDMFPGELTGVRDVTDHQHGEHSYA; this comes from the coding sequence ATGATTACCATTTCCGATGCGGCTCAAGCCCATTTTGTTAAGTTGTTAGCAGATCAACCTGAAGGCACTCATATTCGCGTATTTGTGATCAGTCCAGGAACCTCGCAAGCCGAGTGTGGTGTGTCTTATTGTCCACCGGATGCAGTAGAAAGTGATGATATTGAAATCGAGTTCACTGGCTTCAATGCTATGGTCGATGAGAAGAGTGCACCTTTCCTTGAAGATGCCACTATCGATTTTGTGACTGACCAATTAGGTTCACAACTCACGCTCAAAGCTCCTAACGCAAAAATGCGTAAAGTGTCTGGCGATGCACCTTTAGTCGAGCGTATCGAATACGTGATCCAATCTGAGATCAACCCTCAGTTAGCCGGCCATGGTGGTAATATCATGCTGGTTGAAATCACTAAAGAAGGCGTAGCTGTACTGCAGTTCGGCGGTGGATGTAACGGTTGTTCTCAAGTTGATATCACCCTGAAGGATGGTATCGAGAAACAACTGTTAGACATGTTCCCAGGTGAGTTGACTGGCGTACGTGACGTGACAGATCACCAACACGGTGAGCATTCTTACGCTTAA
- a CDS encoding ComF family protein, translating to MSRFVKRIWPPSAWRIVCLGYQLSTRWLAGSLPNRCLLCHQSIPIPETGICIVCLQSGLYHGPICLGCGKSMQIEVDYCGECQKRQPRKVVAPCSYHQGLGAWIGAIKYQGQLAALPVLCRALVARIKLLEQQGLIMLPQAIVPVPLHPKRLQQRGFNQAWLIAHELSQLLQLPLVSKGLTRQQDTRPQAGLSGAQRRRNLHDAFMLADDFAFQRIALVDDVVTTGTTVSEIARLFEARYVHVQVWCLARAEAPGLLDDLDNE from the coding sequence ATGTCGCGCTTTGTTAAAAGGATTTGGCCGCCATCCGCTTGGCGGATAGTGTGTTTAGGCTATCAACTCAGCACAAGGTGGTTGGCGGGCAGTTTACCTAACCGTTGCCTGCTGTGCCACCAATCCATACCTATCCCCGAGACGGGCATTTGCATCGTTTGTCTTCAATCTGGCTTATATCATGGACCTATTTGCTTAGGCTGCGGTAAGTCGATGCAAATCGAGGTTGATTATTGCGGGGAATGCCAAAAGCGTCAGCCGCGTAAAGTCGTTGCCCCCTGCAGTTACCATCAAGGTTTAGGTGCTTGGATCGGCGCGATTAAATATCAGGGGCAACTTGCCGCTTTACCTGTGCTATGCCGCGCCTTAGTGGCGCGAATTAAGCTATTAGAACAGCAAGGATTAATCATGCTGCCGCAAGCTATAGTGCCAGTCCCATTGCATCCAAAACGCTTGCAACAACGGGGGTTTAATCAGGCGTGGTTAATTGCCCATGAGTTATCACAGCTCTTGCAACTGCCATTAGTGAGCAAAGGATTAACGCGCCAGCAAGACACTCGGCCGCAGGCCGGACTTTCAGGTGCACAACGACGACGCAACTTACACGATGCCTTTATGTTAGCGGATGATTTTGCGTTCCAGCGTATTGCACTGGTGGATGATGTGGTCACGACAGGCACCACAGTCTCTGAAATTGCCCGCTTATTCGAAGCGCGATACGTACATGTGCAGGTATGGTGTTTGGCAAGGGCAGAGGCGCCAGGCTTGTTGGATGATCTCGATAATGAATGA
- the bioH gene encoding pimeloyl-ACP methyl ester esterase BioH: protein MSQVTSTNHANLHIEIRGQGPDLVMLHGWGVNSAVFTPLHESLSQYRVHYVDLPGFGHSQMVEGDLLAWVDVLVAALPEHAIWAGWSLGGLVATQAALSYPQKIKGLITIASSPCFMAREDEAWPGIPPQVLNQFREQLGQNLPKTIERFLAIQAMGSETAKEDIKRLRDLVLARPLPDARALTQGLSMLTDIDLRPQLTELQQPWLRIWGRLDGLVPKRVQPKMPITPQIEDVMLAKASHAPFISHQQEFLQIFMPWLALQTR from the coding sequence GTGAGCCAAGTGACATCCACAAACCACGCAAATTTGCATATTGAAATCAGAGGCCAAGGGCCAGATCTGGTGATGCTTCACGGTTGGGGAGTCAATAGCGCTGTGTTTACGCCATTACATGAGTCACTGTCTCAGTATAGGGTGCACTATGTCGACTTGCCGGGCTTCGGCCATAGTCAGATGGTGGAAGGTGATCTATTAGCTTGGGTCGATGTCTTAGTCGCCGCATTACCAGAACACGCTATTTGGGCCGGCTGGTCACTTGGTGGGCTAGTTGCGACTCAGGCAGCACTGAGTTATCCGCAAAAAATCAAAGGCTTGATCACTATTGCCTCATCCCCTTGCTTTATGGCAAGGGAAGACGAAGCATGGCCGGGCATTCCGCCCCAAGTCCTTAATCAATTTAGAGAACAACTCGGGCAAAATTTACCTAAAACCATTGAGAGATTTTTGGCGATTCAAGCCATGGGCAGCGAAACCGCCAAGGAAGATATCAAACGGCTGCGCGATCTTGTGCTTGCGCGTCCGTTACCCGATGCCAGAGCCTTAACTCAAGGTCTGAGTATGCTGACCGACATCGACTTAAGGCCGCAACTGACAGAGTTACAGCAACCTTGGCTTAGAATTTGGGGCCGACTCGATGGACTCGTCCCCAAACGCGTACAACCTAAGATGCCGATCACGCCGCAAATTGAAGATGTGATGCTAGCCAAAGCCTCACATGCGCCGTTTATTTCCCATCAACAGGAGTTTTTGCAGATATTTATGCCTTGGTTAGCGTTACAGACACGCTAA
- a CDS encoding LTA synthase family protein, with the protein MQSGLSPRGHNNAHGPFRAIFIFSLLVLFIATASRIALGLWQADRVAAVDGWSHLLIQGLRVDIATLCWLWGIAALGTALFSGDHFIGRLWQPILRVWLTVGLWIILFLEASTPAFIEEYGIRPNRLYVEYLIYPKEVLSMLWAGRKLELIFSVLLTIGTLWGGWVLSGKLTKNLRFPRWYWRPVLAVLVIAMTLLGARSTLGHRPINPAMVAFADDPLVNSLVINSAYSLVFAIKQMGSEEDASKVYGKLDNAEIIATIRQESGRPESVFTSTDIPSLSFNQASYTGKPKNLVILLQESLGARFVGSLGGLPLTPNIDALSKEGWYFDNLYATGTRSVRGIEAVTTGFTPTPARAVVKLGKSQVGFFSIAELLKNHGYTTQFIYGGESHFDNMRSFFLGNGFSDIIDQKDYKSPAFVGSWGASDEDLMRKANSEFERLHSEGKPFFSLVFSSSNHDPFEFPDDRIELYEQPKQTRNNAAKYADYAIGEFFKLAKNADYWKDTIFIVVADHDSRVGGADLVPVSRFRIPGLILGDNLAPKRDHRIVSQIDLPPTLLSLIGISDSYPMLGRDLTQVSDDWPGRALMQYDKNFALMEGKDVVILQPEKAAQGFEYNEKTEQLTPYAPAAAALEKKALSWALWGSLAYQQELYRLPK; encoded by the coding sequence ATGCAATCTGGTTTATCACCTCGCGGGCACAACAATGCCCATGGGCCTTTCCGCGCCATCTTTATTTTCTCGCTATTAGTGCTTTTTATTGCCACCGCGAGCCGTATCGCTTTAGGGCTGTGGCAAGCCGATCGCGTGGCCGCTGTTGATGGTTGGTCGCATCTCTTAATCCAAGGTTTACGCGTCGATATCGCGACTCTGTGCTGGTTATGGGGTATTGCTGCCTTAGGAACCGCATTATTTTCGGGTGATCATTTTATTGGCCGTCTGTGGCAGCCAATTTTACGGGTGTGGTTAACTGTCGGTCTGTGGATCATCCTCTTTTTAGAAGCATCGACTCCTGCGTTTATTGAAGAATACGGTATTCGCCCAAATCGTTTGTATGTAGAATATCTGATCTACCCGAAAGAAGTGCTTTCTATGCTGTGGGCGGGTCGCAAACTTGAGCTGATCTTCTCCGTGCTATTAACTATCGGTACGCTTTGGGGGGGCTGGGTGTTAAGCGGTAAGCTCACTAAAAATCTACGTTTCCCGCGCTGGTACTGGCGTCCTGTATTGGCAGTGCTTGTTATCGCCATGACGTTATTAGGTGCGCGTTCAACCTTAGGCCATAGACCGATTAACCCTGCTATGGTGGCGTTTGCCGACGATCCATTAGTGAACTCTTTAGTCATCAACTCAGCCTATTCATTAGTGTTTGCCATCAAGCAGATGGGTAGTGAAGAAGATGCCTCTAAAGTGTATGGCAAGTTAGATAACGCTGAGATTATTGCGACCATAAGACAGGAAAGTGGTCGTCCTGAAAGTGTATTTACCTCAACGGATATCCCATCGCTAAGCTTTAACCAAGCCAGTTATACCGGAAAGCCAAAGAACTTAGTGATCCTACTGCAAGAGAGTTTAGGCGCACGTTTTGTGGGGAGTTTAGGTGGTTTACCCCTGACTCCGAATATCGATGCCTTGTCCAAAGAAGGTTGGTATTTCGATAACTTGTACGCCACTGGCACTCGTTCAGTGCGCGGGATAGAAGCCGTAACGACAGGTTTTACCCCGACGCCAGCTCGTGCTGTGGTGAAACTGGGTAAGAGCCAAGTTGGCTTCTTCAGCATAGCTGAATTACTTAAAAATCATGGCTATACCACGCAGTTTATTTATGGTGGTGAGAGCCATTTCGACAATATGCGTAGCTTCTTTTTGGGTAACGGCTTTAGTGACATCATAGATCAGAAAGATTATAAATCTCCGGCCTTCGTGGGTTCGTGGGGCGCGTCAGACGAAGACTTAATGCGTAAGGCGAATAGTGAGTTTGAGCGTCTACACAGTGAAGGTAAGCCTTTCTTTAGTTTAGTGTTTAGCTCGAGTAACCACGATCCATTCGAATTCCCTGATGATCGTATCGAGCTGTACGAACAACCTAAGCAAACCCGCAACAATGCGGCGAAATATGCCGATTATGCGATTGGTGAGTTTTTTAAACTCGCGAAAAATGCAGACTACTGGAAAGACACGATTTTTATCGTGGTTGCCGACCATGACAGCCGAGTAGGTGGTGCGGATCTGGTGCCAGTGTCACGTTTTCGTATTCCGGGTTTAATCCTTGGGGATAATTTAGCGCCAAAACGCGATCATCGTATAGTGAGCCAGATTGATTTACCGCCGACACTTTTATCATTGATTGGTATTTCAGACTCTTATCCTATGCTAGGCCGAGATTTGACCCAGGTCAGCGATGATTGGCCTGGACGCGCGTTAATGCAATACGATAAAAACTTTGCCCTGATGGAAGGTAAAGATGTAGTGATCCTGCAGCCAGAAAAAGCGGCTCAAGGTTTCGAATATAACGAAAAAACTGAGCAGTTAACGCCTTATGCGCCAGCTGCAGCAGCGTTAGAGAAGAAAGCCTTAAGTTGGGCATTATGGGGCAGTTTGGCCTACCAGCAAGAGCTGTATCGTTTGCCTAAATAA